Sequence from the bacterium BMS3Abin02 genome:
ATACGGAGCCGAAACGAACACGCATGTCACGGCCCGCAACGTCAAGCGAGTACTGGTTCATGAGCGCACCCCGCGCCCTCCTGAATGACTTCATCCGGTTCAGCAACGTCGACGGGCCAGGAAACCGGTTCGTCCTGTTCTTTCAGGGCTGCAACTTCAACTGCACCTACTGCCACAACCCGTACACGATCAGCACCTGTATCGACTGTGAGATCTGCATCGAGCCGTGCCCCGAGGACGCCCTGTTCCTGGGACCGGCCGGGCGCGTGACCGTCGACTGGGACCGCTGCACCCGATGCGACATCTGCGTCGACGTCTGCCCGTATGACTCCACGCCACTGGCCAGACAGGTCGGCGTCGACGAGATCCTCTCCGAGATCCGCTCCACCGCCCCGTTCCTGTCGGGAATCACCGTCTCCGGCGGGGAGGCCACCTTGCAGCCCGAGTTCGTCGCCGCCTTGTTCGCCGAACTGAAAGCCCACCCGGATACCCGGCACCTCACCACGTTCGTCGACAGCAACGGGGCCTGCACCACCGCAACGTGGGACCTGCTGCTGCCGGTCATGGACGGCGCCATGATCGACCTCAAAGCTCTCGACGACGACCTCCACACACGGTTGACCGGCGTGGGCAACGACCAGGTGCTCGACTCTATCCGCCACCTCGCACAACGGGACCGCCTCTACGAAGTACGCCTCCCCCTCATCTCGGGTATCAATGACGCCGACGACCTGCTGACCCGTACGGCACGCCGGCTCGCTTCCATCGACCCTGCGATGCGCATCAAGGTGATCGGGTTCCGCAGACACGGCGTCCGATCCCGATACCAGGATCTCACCGAGCCGACCACCGACCAGATGGAGCACTACGAGCAGGTCCTCTCCGCCGCCGGCGTACGCGAGATCGTGCGCGTCTGAGGACACCCACGTTCTCTCCGTCACTTGGGAAAGACGAGGCGCCGGCCCCATTTGATAACCTGTGGGTATGGATCTCAAGCTCCTCCGATCGTTCGTGGTCGTCGCCGAGGAGGAGCACGTCGGACGCGCCGCCAAGCGGCTGTTCATCTCTCAGCCGGCACTGACGAAGCGGATCCGCAGACTCGAGGGTCGGCTCGGAGTCCCCCTGGTCCAGCGGGTTGGGCGGCGGATCGAACTCACCGCCGCGGGCAGGGTGCTGGCAGCGGAGGCT
This genomic interval carries:
- the csdA gene encoding 4-hydroxyphenylacetate decarboxylase activating enzyme; translated protein: MSAPRALLNDFIRFSNVDGPGNRFVLFFQGCNFNCTYCHNPYTISTCIDCEICIEPCPEDALFLGPAGRVTVDWDRCTRCDICVDVCPYDSTPLARQVGVDEILSEIRSTAPFLSGITVSGGEATLQPEFVAALFAELKAHPDTRHLTTFVDSNGACTTATWDLLLPVMDGAMIDLKALDDDLHTRLTGVGNDQVLDSIRHLAQRDRLYEVRLPLISGINDADDLLTRTARRLASIDPAMRIKVIGFRRHGVRSRYQDLTEPTTDQMEHYEQVLSAAGVREIVRV